CACCCAAGGCGATCCGAGGGCGGCGCACGGCAGTCGCATGAGTTATGGCCGGGCCGACGTCGCCATCGGCGTGATTGACGTCGGCTCGCCGAAGGGCGGGAAGCTGGGCTGGGCGATCCTGGCCCCAAACGCCGATCCCGTCCTTGGCAAGGACCTGGATGTCTTCATCGACGCCATGACGGCGTTGGGCTCGAACTGGCCCTTGGCTGTCGGCTTCGAGGCTCCCTTGTTCATCCCGGCGCCCGCCGAGGCCCTCAAGATCCTGAGTGGGCGCAAGGGCGAGGGATCTCGTCCCTGGAGCGCGGGAGCCGGGGCTACTGTAACGACGGCCGCGCTGGCGGTAGTCACCTACACCCTTGCGGGTCTGCGCAGAGGGTTGAGTCGCGCGGTTGCGTCGACGGACTTCAACTCACTGCCGGTTCGCCCAGGCGACACGTTCTTCTTCGAGGCCTTCGTCACGGCGGCGGCGAAGGGCGACGACCACGCCGATGACGCCTTCATAGCCGCCTGGCAGGTCAAGACGCTCCTGGAAGGCGGCCGCGCCTACCGCTCGGCCATCGACGAACCCGAGGTCTTCAGCTTGCTGGGGGCAAGCCTGCTGCGCACCGGCTGGTCGACGGATCTCGCCGTCCTGTCCGCGCCTTGCCTCGTCGTGAAGCCCGGCTTTGACCACTACTCATAGCGAACTGACCACCGAGACGAGCTAGGGCTTCTTTTTCGCCGGTGCAGTCTGTGGCGACGTCATCGCGACGGGAGGCTGTGCCTGGGTCTTCGAGCGGGCTGCGGCTTCCGCTGTTCGCTTGTTGAAAGTTGTCAGGCCAACGCGCGTGACGAGGGCGACGCCGGCAAGCAAGGCCACAGCCGAAAGCACGGCCAGCGCCCATACTCCCGCTTGCACGCGCTCGCTTAGGAGGTCATCGGGTTGTGCCCTCGGTTTCCATAGGAGCAGCAGAGGCAAGAGCCCACCTGTTACCAGCGTTCCGCCCAGAAACAGCACCAGGATCGCATTGAGTTCGCTCGGGTTAGCTGCCGGCGGGTCGGGGCGGAGGAGGGCTGAGACTGCCGCGAAACTGGCAGCGCCGAAGGCCACGGCGAGGGATGTAATGAGACGTCGCAGCCAGAACGCCCGTCCCTCGCTCCAAGCGCGCTCGGCATCACTCGCCGCTGTTGCTGCCCGTTGAGCGTCAGCGACCTCATGTTGAGCTTTGGCGACTTCGCGTTGAGCCGCCGCCGTTTCTCGCTGCGTATCGGCAAGCTGCATTTGAGCGAGAATGCTCTCGATCTGGTGCAACTCATCAATCGCGCGAGCGGCCTTAGCATAGCGCGCCGGCCGGGGTCTGCAGACTTGTCCACCCATGTCTGGCTCTCGAAAATCGTTTCTCGGAGCTCGCGCAATCGTTGATTTGGATGGTCCCTGATGTCCGTCACGCGATGCCCGCTGCCTTTTTTGCCCGGCCCGAAGGCATGCTCGAACATGGCAGAGCTTGAAGGCGAGGTCATTAGGTTGCCGCGCTTGAGTGAGAGTCTAAAAACTGCCACCCAACGAGCGCACAAAACTGCCACCCATCGCTTTCAGAGGGCTCGTATAAGTGATTGATTTTCTTGGGGCAATCCAATCCATCGAGGGATTGGTGGAGCCGAGGGGAATCGAACCCCTGACCTCCTCATTGCGAACGAGGCGCTCTACCATCTGAGCTACGGCCCCAAGGAAGCGCGGAGATACGTTGGGGCGGCGGCCTCGTCAAGCGCCCGGTTGGACCTAAAGGCGGCCTTTGCTTGCAAGGGTCGCCAAGGCGCGGCAAGAAGCGGTGCACTCGGACAGGAAGCTCATGGTCGCCATCCTCAACTTCGTCTTCTTCATCGCCGGCGCGCTGCTCGGCCTGCTGTGGTGGGCGATCATCATTTCGGCGGTGCTCAGCTGGCTGGTGGCGTTCGACATCATCAACCTGCGCAACCAGGCGGTCTATCAGATCAGCACTTTCCTGGACCGGGTGACCGGACCGGTGCTGCGGCCGTTCCAACGGATCATTCCGCCGCTGGGCGGCGTCGACATCAGCCCGATCATCGTGCTGCTGATCATCACCGGCGTGCGGGCCATCCTGCTGCCGGCCCTGCACGGCGCCCTGATCGGCCTGGTCGGCGGCGGCTACTAAAGTCATGCGTCTGGCGGTCCGCCTCACCCCGCGCGGCGGGCGCGAGGCGATCGACGGCTGGGCGGTCGACGGCGACGGCCGGCCCTATCTGAAGGTGCGGGTCGCCGCCCCGCCGGTCGAGGGCGCGGCCAACGCCGCGCTGCTGGTCCTGCTGGCCAAGACCTTGGGCGTTGCCAAATCGTCGCTCTCCATCGCCTCGGGAACAGGCGCCCGGCTCAAGCTG
The window above is part of the Caulobacter soli genome. Proteins encoded here:
- a CDS encoding YggT family protein, producing MVAILNFVFFIAGALLGLLWWAIIISAVLSWLVAFDIINLRNQAVYQISTFLDRVTGPVLRPFQRIIPPLGGVDISPIIVLLIITGVRAILLPALHGALIGLVGGGY
- a CDS encoding DUF167 family protein; the protein is MRLAVRLTPRGGREAIDGWAVDGDGRPYLKVRVAAPPVEGAANAALLVLLAKTLGVAKSSLSIASGTGARLKLIDIAGCDPLSLARALGSPPASSS